From a single Rickettsia endosymbiont of Cantharis rufa genomic region:
- the recF gene encoding DNA replication/repair protein RecF (All proteins in this family for which functions are known are DNA-binding proteins that assist the filamentation of RecA onto DNA for the initiation of recombination or recombinational repair.), with the protein MKNIFLHSLILENYRNFKNLELKTDNIPIILIGENGSGKTNILEAISLFYPGRGLRSAKLADICKASEDYCIVKALLQSKLGSAEFSTRIKRSSNRRITEYNESKMANNELSKFTSMVWLTPQMEGIFTSSSSDRKKFLDRIVYNFDPKHAELVSKYEYYMYERNKILEEEIRDDNWLKIIEKKMADISSNIATNRLKTLEFMQQAIDDLENAFPKADLSIDGIIEQKILDGEENITSFITTELYQTRGKDKLLGRTSFGVHKSDFLVKHKKKNILAKLCSTGEQKAILIAIILAEMNYAIKLTKIAPILLLDEVFVHLDDKRREYLTEFFTNLNMQLWVTATDLEGIENFASKAQLIKL; encoded by the coding sequence ATGAAAAATATCTTCCTACATTCCTTAATTCTTGAGAATTATCGTAATTTTAAAAACCTTGAACTGAAAACAGATAATATACCGATAATTTTAATAGGTGAAAATGGTAGCGGTAAAACTAATATTTTAGAAGCTATATCGCTTTTTTACCCCGGTAGAGGACTTCGGTCGGCAAAGCTTGCCGATATATGCAAAGCTTCAGAAGACTATTGCATAGTTAAAGCTCTATTGCAAAGTAAGCTAGGATCTGCAGAGTTTAGTACGCGTATTAAACGCAGCTCAAATAGGCGAATAACCGAATATAACGAAAGTAAAATGGCCAATAATGAGTTAAGCAAATTCACTAGCATGGTGTGGCTGACTCCGCAAATGGAAGGAATTTTTACTAGTAGCAGCAGTGATAGAAAAAAATTCCTTGACAGAATAGTTTATAATTTTGATCCAAAGCACGCAGAATTAGTTAGTAAATATGAATATTACATGTATGAACGAAATAAAATTCTAGAAGAAGAAATACGAGATGATAATTGGCTGAAAATCATCGAAAAAAAAATGGCTGATATTTCTAGTAATATTGCCACTAACCGCTTAAAAACTTTAGAATTTATGCAGCAGGCAATCGATGATTTAGAAAATGCATTTCCAAAAGCTGATTTATCGATTGACGGCATTATTGAACAAAAAATATTAGACGGCGAAGAAAATATTACTAGTTTTATTACAACAGAACTTTATCAAACAAGAGGCAAGGATAAACTACTTGGTCGCACTAGTTTTGGAGTTCATAAAAGCGACTTTTTAGTAAAACATAAAAAGAAAAATATTTTAGCAAAACTCTGTTCTACAGGTGAACAAAAAGCTATATTAATTGCAATAATTCTTGCTGAAATGAATTATGCTATAAAGCTAACTAAAATAGCACCGATTTTACTTTTGGATGAGGTATTTGTTCATCTAGACGATAAAAGACGTGAGTATTTAACCGAATTTTTTACCAACTTAAACATGCAGCTATGGGTTACCGCTACCGATTTAGAAGGTATAGAAAATTTTGCAAGTAAAGCACAATTGATAAAGTTATAA
- a CDS encoding transposase, with protein sequence MPDIEPKIYPAEFKESAIRLAIESKQPFAQTARELGITKYSLYNWVNKHSKLKEVMRYEEHLYDELRRLKKN encoded by the coding sequence ATGCCGGATATAGAGCCAAAGATATATCCAGCTGAATTTAAAGAATCAGCGATTAGATTAGCTATTGAGTCTAAGCAACCTTTTGCTCAAACAGCTAGAGAACTAGGAATTACGAAGTATAGTCTATATAATTGGGTTAATAAACATTCAAAACTCAAGGAAGTAATGAGATATGAAGAACATCTGTATGATGAATTAAGGAGATTGAAGAAGAACTAG
- a CDS encoding IS3 family transposase codes for MSAMCKFMKVSRNGYYEWLNNLGCNRVKEGNELTNRIEIIFKEGRGNYGTRPIKKELSRQDITASRRRIARLIKEANLLCKTKRKFKAITDSNHNKQIAPNLLNREFTVYAANCYWVGDITYVPTGEGWLYLATVIDLFSRKIIGWSMSNNMRADLVNNALLMAIWQRKPAKGLIWHTDRGSQYCSDSHLKIIKQHGIKQSMGRKGNCLDNAVAESFFHTIKTELMYQYKFKTKEEAKYAIFEYIEVFYNRIRMYSANDYLSPVRYEEIQNCA; via the coding sequence ATTTCTGCTATGTGTAAATTTATGAAAGTATCACGTAATGGTTATTATGAATGGTTAAATAATCTTGGATGTAATAGGGTTAAAGAAGGTAATGAATTAACAAACAGAATTGAAATTATCTTTAAAGAAGGTAGAGGTAATTATGGAACTAGACCTATTAAAAAGGAACTATCACGGCAAGATATAACTGCTAGTAGGAGACGCATTGCAAGACTAATAAAAGAAGCTAATTTGCTATGTAAAACTAAACGTAAATTTAAAGCCATTACTGACTCTAATCATAATAAGCAAATTGCTCCTAATTTATTAAATAGAGAGTTTACAGTTTATGCTGCTAATTGTTATTGGGTTGGAGACATAACCTATGTGCCAACTGGTGAAGGCTGGCTATATTTAGCAACTGTTATTGATCTATTTTCTAGAAAAATTATAGGATGGTCTATGAGTAATAACATGAGAGCTGATTTGGTTAATAATGCTTTATTAATGGCAATATGGCAACGTAAACCAGCAAAAGGGCTTATTTGGCATACTGATAGAGGTAGTCAATATTGTTCTGATAGTCATTTAAAAATTATAAAACAACATGGTATCAAACAGAGTATGGGTCGTAAAGGAAATTGCTTGGATAATGCTGTTGCTGAAAGTTTCTTTCATACTATAAAAACAGAATTAATGTATCAATATAAATTTAAAACTAAGGAGGAAGCAAAATATGCCATATTTGAATATATAGAGGTATTTTATAACCGTATCAGAATGTATTCTGCTAACGATTATTTATCACCAGTAAGATATGAAGAGATACAAAATTGCGCTTAA
- a CDS encoding IS1-like element transposase, with protein MSINGSGVRDTVRVLKVGINTVIRVLKKSSVKKDKSFYQYDRSNYCS; from the coding sequence ATGTCAATCAATGGCTCTGGAGTTAGGGATACAGTAAGAGTATTAAAAGTGGGTATCAATACGGTTATCCGTGTTTTAAAAAAATCTAGCGTTAAAAAAGATAAATCATTCTATCAATACGATAGAAGTAATTATTGCTCCTGA
- a CDS encoding IS1 family transposase produces the protein MVSKKYTQRIERGNLNLRTRCKRLTRKTICFSKSLDIHDKVIGTLIERIAF, from the coding sequence ATTGTTAGTAAAAAATATACTCAACGGATAGAACGGGGTAACTTAAATCTTAGAACAAGATGCAAAAGACTGACACGTAAAACAATTTGTTTTTCCAAGTCATTGGATATTCATGATAAAGTCATCGGAACTCTTATTGAACGTATAGCCTTTTAA
- a CDS encoding IS1 family transposase, protein MNHSINTIEVIIAPEIDEQWPYVQNKSKQRWL, encoded by the coding sequence ATAAATCATTCTATCAATACGATAGAAGTAATTATTGCTCCTGAAATAGATGAACAATGGCCTTATGTACAGAATAAATCCAAACAAAGATGGCTTTGA